The following are from one region of the Halomonas qaidamensis genome:
- a CDS encoding hybrid sensor histidine kinase/response regulator has product MFHGGLLVAVSLLYIAVLFGIAWFGDRRARTHGASRRRPIIYSLALAIYCTSWTFYGAVGQAATAGWSFASIFVGPILTFLLFWPVLAKMIRVAKHQNVTSIADFIASRYGKTQSLAAFASLVALIGTLPYIALQLKAVSTTFSVLTDAADMTHTPLFGDTAFYVAIVMAIFAILFGTRHTDATEHHEGLIHAVAFESLIKLLAFVVLGAFVTWGMFDGLGELMGHAESQLELQRQLANQDFGQSFWAQTLLAMLAILCLPRQFHVAVVENIHPDDATKARWLFPLYLLAVAFFVVPLAAAGLLLFSESGVEPDTYVLALSMASGQQWLTLLTFIGGFSAATGMVIVAAVAVSIMISNEIVIPALFRLRWFDTKARDYGRLVLRARRLTIVAVLAMAYGFYQLIAEFTSLASIGMLSFAAAAQFAPALIGGLYWKRGNRLGVIVGMNAGFAIWTYSLLMPAMINAGVLPQAWLAGGPLGLTWLSPTTLFGLNLGDPFTHGVMLSLGINLFCYIFVSQVTSQRVVERIQASLFVDSVETRQTSVNRPWTGATTVGDLKVLCERFLGASQVERAFEDYARRAGKPMEDSSRASIDVIQFTERFLASVLGASSARIVVNSALQGRGIGISDVISIVDEASQVLEFNRALLQATIENINQGISVVDQNLRLVVWNQRYLELFRFPDHLIRVGAPMDRIFRYNAHNGEYGPGDPEEHVQLLLDNIRDGQPHRYVRYRQDGSVLEVQGNPMPGGGFVYTYQDITQQKRIEEALIRSENNIRIYTDNVPALIAYFDKECRYLFTNRAYEQAFDIDRNAVIGRRYEDVLPVKKAEERMPWVQRTLAGERVSFEVSMRVNDAMRYMLVTYTPHFGDSQSILGFFALYQDITERRQAEIALKETNETLEERVRERTQALSEANAALRQENRVRAEAEQALRQAKQLAEDANASKTRFLAAASHDLLQPLNAARLFTSALMQNVTASDTQRTISHIDNSLQAAEELLGTLLDISKLDAGALTPRRSHFALADIIRPLRAEFEVMAEDRGLDLVVVPTQQWVDSDPQMLRRIVQNFLSNAIRYTQEGRVLLGCRRQNDRLSIEVWDSGPGIPESKLTEIFQEFRRLDQVSRHKESEKGLGLGLSIADRMSRVLDHPIKVRSWVGVGTAFCVSVPIVAAREVTVADQEPQNRRSGNKLAGTRIVCIDNETLILEGMTAMLTGWGCEVFTATSIGGAKSILRNMDGDPDAILADYHLDNEVTGLMALEALSERFEGAVPGIVITADRTETVAEEIKRAGYQLLLKPVKPAALRALLTRTLQASRAGGKT; this is encoded by the coding sequence ATGTTCCATGGCGGTCTACTGGTCGCAGTATCGCTGCTTTATATTGCAGTGTTATTTGGCATTGCCTGGTTTGGTGACCGCCGTGCACGTACCCATGGTGCCAGCCGCCGACGGCCAATTATCTACAGTTTGGCATTGGCAATTTACTGTACCTCGTGGACGTTCTACGGCGCGGTAGGGCAAGCAGCCACGGCGGGCTGGTCGTTTGCGAGTATCTTTGTTGGCCCGATCTTAACGTTTTTACTGTTTTGGCCTGTACTGGCAAAAATGATTCGCGTTGCAAAGCATCAAAACGTTACGTCAATTGCTGACTTTATTGCCTCTCGCTACGGCAAAACGCAATCTCTCGCCGCCTTTGCCAGCTTAGTCGCCCTTATTGGCACTCTGCCCTACATTGCGCTGCAATTAAAAGCGGTGTCTACCACGTTTAGTGTGCTTACCGACGCTGCGGATATGACCCATACGCCGCTGTTTGGCGACACTGCATTTTACGTCGCGATTGTCATGGCGATCTTCGCCATCCTGTTTGGGACACGTCATACCGATGCGACAGAGCATCACGAAGGACTAATTCATGCCGTAGCTTTCGAATCTTTGATAAAGCTATTGGCCTTTGTGGTACTCGGCGCTTTTGTTACCTGGGGCATGTTTGATGGCCTAGGTGAGCTAATGGGCCATGCCGAGAGCCAGTTAGAGCTACAGCGCCAGCTAGCCAACCAAGACTTTGGCCAAAGCTTCTGGGCACAAACGCTGCTTGCAATGCTCGCCATACTTTGTCTGCCACGCCAATTTCATGTCGCCGTTGTGGAAAATATCCATCCGGATGACGCCACAAAAGCACGCTGGCTATTTCCACTTTATCTACTCGCGGTCGCCTTTTTTGTTGTGCCTTTAGCGGCGGCCGGCCTGTTACTGTTTTCTGAAAGCGGGGTCGAGCCTGATACCTATGTACTTGCCCTTTCTATGGCATCCGGCCAGCAGTGGCTGACGCTTCTCACCTTTATTGGCGGTTTTTCTGCCGCCACAGGCATGGTGATTGTGGCGGCAGTGGCGGTTTCCATTATGATTTCTAATGAAATAGTGATTCCGGCGCTATTTAGACTGCGTTGGTTTGACACCAAAGCACGCGATTATGGGCGCTTGGTGTTACGCGCACGCCGTCTGACCATTGTCGCTGTCTTGGCGATGGCTTACGGCTTCTATCAACTCATTGCTGAGTTCACTTCTCTAGCGTCCATTGGCATGCTCTCTTTTGCAGCCGCCGCTCAGTTTGCGCCAGCACTTATCGGTGGTTTGTACTGGAAACGCGGCAACCGACTTGGCGTGATTGTCGGCATGAATGCTGGCTTCGCCATTTGGACTTACAGCCTGCTAATGCCGGCAATGATCAACGCGGGCGTACTACCACAAGCATGGCTAGCAGGCGGGCCACTAGGACTGACTTGGCTATCTCCCACGACCTTATTTGGCCTGAACCTAGGTGATCCATTCACACATGGCGTCATGCTATCGCTGGGAATCAACCTGTTTTGCTATATTTTCGTTTCACAAGTGACGTCTCAGCGTGTCGTAGAACGTATTCAGGCATCACTGTTTGTTGATAGTGTTGAAACTCGCCAAACCTCGGTTAACCGCCCCTGGACCGGTGCCACCACCGTTGGTGACCTGAAAGTGCTTTGCGAACGCTTCCTAGGCGCCAGCCAAGTGGAACGAGCATTCGAGGATTATGCACGCCGTGCGGGCAAGCCTATGGAAGATAGCTCCCGAGCGTCCATCGACGTTATTCAGTTTACCGAACGTTTTCTTGCCTCAGTGTTAGGCGCATCATCGGCCCGGATAGTGGTTAACTCAGCACTTCAAGGGCGTGGCATTGGTATCTCAGATGTCATCTCAATTGTTGATGAAGCATCCCAAGTGCTGGAGTTCAATCGCGCATTGCTGCAAGCCACTATTGAAAATATCAACCAGGGCATCAGCGTTGTAGACCAGAACTTGCGTCTGGTGGTGTGGAACCAACGGTATTTAGAGCTATTCCGCTTCCCAGACCATTTGATACGGGTTGGCGCACCGATGGACCGCATTTTTCGTTATAACGCCCATAACGGCGAATATGGCCCCGGCGATCCGGAAGAGCATGTCCAACTGCTGTTAGATAATATTCGTGACGGACAACCCCATCGATACGTGCGCTATCGCCAAGATGGCAGCGTGCTGGAAGTCCAAGGCAACCCGATGCCTGGCGGGGGGTTTGTCTATACCTATCAGGATATTACCCAACAGAAGCGAATCGAAGAAGCATTGATACGCTCTGAAAATAATATCCGTATTTACACAGACAATGTACCGGCACTGATTGCTTACTTTGATAAGGAGTGTCGCTATTTATTCACCAACCGCGCCTATGAACAAGCCTTCGACATAGATCGTAATGCCGTCATTGGGCGGCGCTACGAAGACGTATTGCCCGTTAAAAAGGCCGAAGAGCGTATGCCATGGGTACAGCGAACCCTAGCAGGCGAACGGGTAAGTTTTGAAGTCTCGATGCGTGTCAACGACGCCATGCGCTATATGCTGGTCACCTATACGCCCCACTTTGGCGACAGCCAATCGATCCTAGGCTTCTTCGCACTTTATCAAGACATTACCGAGCGCCGCCAAGCCGAAATCGCTTTGAAAGAGACCAACGAAACGCTTGAAGAGCGCGTTCGCGAGCGCACTCAGGCGCTTTCCGAGGCCAATGCGGCGTTGCGTCAGGAGAACCGTGTGCGCGCCGAAGCCGAACAGGCGCTGCGTCAAGCGAAGCAATTAGCCGAAGATGCTAACGCGTCTAAAACACGCTTTTTAGCTGCTGCCAGCCATGATTTATTGCAGCCACTTAACGCCGCGCGACTGTTTACTTCTGCGTTAATGCAAAACGTTACTGCCAGCGATACCCAACGCACCATTAGCCATATTGATAACTCACTTCAAGCGGCAGAGGAGCTACTGGGTACGTTGTTAGACATTTCTAAACTTGATGCAGGCGCATTAACGCCCCGCCGCAGCCACTTTGCATTAGCCGATATCATCCGCCCATTGCGGGCAGAGTTTGAAGTGATGGCAGAAGACAGAGGCCTGGATCTCGTAGTTGTACCAACGCAACAGTGGGTAGACTCAGATCCACAAATGCTGCGCAGAATTGTGCAAAACTTTCTCTCTAATGCAATCCGCTATACGCAAGAAGGCCGTGTACTGCTAGGTTGCCGCCGACAAAATGACCGCCTTTCTATTGAAGTATGGGATAGCGGGCCTGGCATACCAGAATCAAAGCTTACGGAAATTTTTCAAGAATTCCGGCGTTTGGATCAAGTATCACGCCATAAAGAGAGTGAGAAAGGCCTAGGCTTAGGGCTTTCTATCGCAGACCGTATGAGCCGCGTACTTGACCACCCTATTAAGGTTCGGTCTTGGGTCGGCGTGGGGACAGCATTCTGCGTCAGTGTACCTATTGTGGCCGCCCGTGAAGTAACTGTCGCGGATCAAGAACCTCAGAACCGGCGTAGCGGTAATAAGCTAGCGGGTACTCGCATAGTGTGTATTGATAATGAAACTCTGATTTTAGAAGGCATGACCGCCATGCTGACAGGCTGGGGATGCGAGGTATTTACAGCCACCAGTATTGGTGGTGCAAAATCGATTTTGCGTAATATGGACGGTGATCCTGACGCCATCTTGGCAGACTACCACCTAGATAACGAAGTGACCGGCCTAATGGCGCTTGAAGCCCTTAGTGAGCGCTTTGAAGGAGCGGTACCTGGTATTGTCATCACCGCCGACCGCACCGAAACGGTAGCAGAAGAGATCAAACGTGCGGGTTATCAACTGCTACTTAAGCCAGTCAAACCTGCCGCGCTGCGCGCGCTTTTAACTCGCACCCTTCAGGCTAGCCGGGCAGGAGGGAAAACGTAA
- a CDS encoding sodium:solute symporter family protein, whose amino-acid sequence MSQFAINLLFVGASFALYIGIAIWARAGSTKDFYVAGGGVHPITNGMATAADWMSAASFISMAGLLASGGYANSSFLMGWTGGYVILAMLLAPYLRKFGKFTVPDFIGDRFYSNTARFVAIVCLIVASVTYVIGQMTGAGVAFSRFLEVSNTWGIWIAALIVFLYAVFGGMKGITYTQVAQYVVLIIAYTIPAVFIAMQLTGNPIPMFGMFSTHTESGIPLLTKLDEVVNALGFRDYTADVDNKLNMVLFTLSLMVGTAGLPHVIIRFFTVPKVADARWSAGWALVFIALLYLTAPAVGSMARLNLATTVFPEMAGQVENYEEAANNPILYEDRPEWVRTWEETGLITFNDLNNDGRIQMYNDAVDFSDRGWEGNELTVNNDILVLANPEIANLPGWVIGLIAAGGIAAALSTAAGLLLAISSAISHDLIKTMINPKISEKGEMLAARISMGGAILLATYLGLNPPGFAAQTVALAFGIAGASLFPALMMGIFSKRMNSKGAIAGMLAGLICTLLYIFTYLGWFFVPGTNMLANTPDNWILGISPLSFGAIGAMINFAVAFAVSSATEEPPQEIQDLVESVRYPKGAGVAVDH is encoded by the coding sequence ATGAGCCAGTTTGCAATTAACTTACTATTTGTTGGCGCTTCATTTGCGCTCTATATCGGGATTGCGATATGGGCGCGAGCGGGATCGACCAAAGATTTCTATGTCGCTGGTGGCGGCGTTCACCCTATCACGAACGGTATGGCAACGGCCGCCGACTGGATGTCAGCTGCATCGTTTATTTCCATGGCGGGCCTGCTAGCATCCGGTGGATATGCTAACTCTTCTTTCCTAATGGGTTGGACCGGCGGCTATGTTATCTTGGCAATGTTGCTAGCGCCTTACCTACGCAAGTTTGGCAAGTTTACGGTGCCTGACTTTATCGGTGACCGCTTTTACAGCAACACAGCGCGCTTCGTCGCGATTGTGTGCTTGATTGTTGCTTCTGTGACCTACGTTATCGGTCAAATGACCGGTGCAGGCGTTGCTTTCTCACGCTTCTTGGAAGTGAGCAACACCTGGGGCATCTGGATCGCAGCATTGATTGTTTTCCTATACGCCGTTTTCGGTGGTATGAAGGGCATCACCTATACACAGGTTGCCCAGTACGTAGTACTTATCATTGCTTACACCATTCCGGCGGTGTTTATTGCCATGCAGCTTACTGGCAACCCGATTCCGATGTTTGGTATGTTCAGTACGCATACTGAATCCGGCATTCCGCTACTGACGAAGCTAGACGAAGTAGTTAATGCGCTTGGCTTCCGCGACTATACCGCTGACGTCGACAATAAGCTCAATATGGTGTTGTTCACACTCTCGCTGATGGTGGGTACAGCAGGTCTGCCACACGTTATTATTCGTTTCTTCACCGTACCTAAAGTTGCTGATGCACGTTGGTCCGCTGGCTGGGCACTGGTGTTCATTGCACTGCTTTACCTTACCGCGCCTGCGGTTGGTTCCATGGCACGCCTGAACTTGGCGACCACGGTGTTTCCAGAAATGGCGGGGCAGGTGGAAAACTACGAAGAAGCAGCCAACAATCCGATTCTCTATGAAGATCGTCCGGAGTGGGTGCGCACGTGGGAAGAAACCGGGCTTATCACCTTCAACGACCTCAATAACGATGGCCGCATCCAGATGTACAACGATGCTGTCGATTTCTCTGATCGTGGCTGGGAAGGTAACGAGCTAACGGTAAACAATGACATTCTCGTTCTGGCTAACCCTGAAATCGCTAATTTGCCAGGCTGGGTTATTGGTCTTATCGCTGCCGGTGGTATCGCAGCGGCACTCTCAACCGCTGCGGGTCTGCTCTTGGCAATTTCATCGGCTATTAGCCATGACTTGATCAAAACAATGATCAATCCGAAGATCTCTGAGAAAGGGGAAATGCTGGCAGCACGTATCTCTATGGGTGGCGCCATTCTTCTGGCTACCTATCTTGGGCTTAATCCGCCAGGGTTCGCAGCACAGACCGTAGCTCTTGCCTTTGGTATCGCCGGTGCATCGCTGTTCCCAGCGCTAATGATGGGTATCTTCTCTAAGCGCATGAACAGCAAAGGCGCAATTGCCGGCATGCTGGCAGGCTTAATCTGCACCTTGCTGTATATTTTCACTTACCTAGGCTGGTTCTTTGTTCCCGGCACCAACATGCTGGCTAACACACCAGACAACTGGATCTTAGGCATCTCACCACTGTCCTTTGGTGCAATAGGGGCAATGATCAACTTTGCAGTTGCCTTTGCTGTCTCTAGTGCAACGGAAGAGCCTCCACAAGAGATTCAAGACCTGGTAGAAAGCGTTCGTTACCCGAAAGGTGCTGGTGTAGCGGTTGACCACTAA
- a CDS encoding response regulator yields MAVAHKFIVADDHPLFRAALTQALRQLAPQAEIVEADTMEATTEVVNRHPDADLILLDLHMPGAHGFSGLIQLRGQMPDIPVAVVSGSDEPYVVRRAIDYGASGFIPKSSSLQLIAEAVGEIMEGEVWLPEALANVLDETSEEESRFAEAIASLTPQQFRVLNMLTEGLLNKQIAYELSVSEATIKAHVTAILRKLGVHSRTQAVIAAQKLEVEPPKVSS; encoded by the coding sequence ATGGCAGTAGCCCATAAGTTTATCGTCGCTGACGACCATCCGCTGTTTCGTGCAGCGCTTACCCAGGCGTTGCGCCAATTAGCTCCCCAGGCTGAGATTGTCGAAGCCGATACTATGGAAGCCACCACTGAGGTCGTCAATCGGCACCCGGATGCTGATTTGATTTTATTGGACTTACACATGCCTGGCGCGCATGGCTTCTCGGGATTGATTCAACTGCGAGGTCAGATGCCAGATATTCCGGTAGCGGTTGTGTCAGGCAGTGATGAGCCCTATGTCGTACGACGCGCAATCGATTATGGCGCATCAGGCTTTATTCCTAAATCATCATCGCTACAGCTAATTGCTGAAGCGGTGGGAGAGATTATGGAAGGGGAAGTTTGGCTGCCAGAAGCATTGGCAAATGTATTAGATGAAACCAGCGAAGAAGAGTCACGTTTTGCAGAGGCAATTGCCTCGCTGACACCTCAGCAGTTTCGGGTCCTCAATATGCTGACCGAAGGGCTGCTCAATAAGCAGATCGCTTATGAGCTTAGCGTCTCAGAAGCAACGATTAAAGCGCACGTAACGGCTATTCTGCGCAAGCTAGGTGTTCATTCGCGCACTCAGGCGGTTATTGCTGCTCAAAAGCTGGAAGTAGAGCCGCCGAAAGTTTCTTCTTAA
- the acs gene encoding acetate--CoA ligase gives MSEHNNVYPVRDNIAASAWADKDKYAAMYQQSMNDPESFWAEQAKRLDWIKTPTKIKNTSFSRDNVDIRWFEDGELNVSANCLDRHLEKRGDQTAIIWEGDNPNDSKNITYRELYERTNQLANGLKSLGIKKGDTVTLYMPMIPEAAMAMLACARIGAVHSVVFGGFSPDAVAQRVIGADSKLVITADESVRGGKHVPLKENVDSALTRDGTDVCKNVLVVKRTGGDIEWQDGRDIWFDELVDKQSTECAAETMNAEDPLFILYTSGSTGAPKGLKHTTGGYLTYAAMTHQYIFDYQEGEVYWCTADVGWVTGHSYIVYGPLANGATTLMFEGVPSYPTHGRMGEIVDKHQVNILYTAPTAVRALMAHGDNVMDSSKRESLRLLGSVGEPINPEAWEWFYRVIGNEKCPIVDTWWQTETGGIMIAPLPGATDLKPGSATTPFFGVNPALVDNEGHLLEGEAEGNLVILDSWPGQARSIWGDHERFVQTYFSTYDGMYFTGDGCRRDEDGYYWITGRVDDVLNVSGHRMGTAEIESSLVAHSAVAEAAVVGFPHDIKGQGIYIYVTLNDGIDPTDELKKELTQWVRKDIGPIASPDVIQWAPGLPKTRSGKIMRRILRKIAANECDGLGDTSTLADPSVVDELIEHRANQ, from the coding sequence ATGAGCGAGCATAATAACGTCTATCCAGTGCGCGATAATATCGCTGCCAGTGCATGGGCTGATAAAGATAAATATGCGGCAATGTATCAACAGTCCATGAACGATCCAGAGAGTTTCTGGGCCGAACAGGCAAAGCGGCTTGATTGGATCAAGACGCCAACCAAGATTAAAAATACCTCATTCTCACGAGACAACGTTGATATCCGTTGGTTTGAAGATGGTGAGCTTAACGTCAGCGCCAACTGTTTAGATCGTCACTTGGAAAAGCGTGGCGACCAAACGGCGATTATTTGGGAAGGCGATAATCCCAACGATTCAAAAAATATCACTTACCGTGAGCTTTACGAGCGCACGAACCAGCTGGCCAACGGGCTGAAATCGCTGGGTATTAAGAAAGGCGATACAGTCACGTTGTACATGCCAATGATTCCTGAGGCAGCCATGGCCATGTTGGCCTGCGCCCGCATTGGAGCCGTTCACTCCGTGGTGTTTGGTGGTTTTTCGCCGGACGCAGTGGCTCAGCGCGTCATTGGTGCTGATTCTAAATTGGTGATTACTGCCGATGAGTCGGTGCGTGGTGGCAAACACGTTCCTCTTAAAGAGAACGTCGACTCAGCGTTAACCCGTGATGGCACGGATGTGTGCAAAAACGTATTGGTGGTGAAGCGCACCGGTGGTGATATTGAGTGGCAGGATGGGCGTGATATCTGGTTTGACGAGCTAGTGGATAAGCAGTCTACCGAGTGTGCTGCCGAAACCATGAATGCTGAAGACCCGCTGTTTATTCTGTATACCTCCGGCTCTACGGGCGCGCCGAAAGGTCTGAAGCATACTACCGGTGGCTACCTGACCTACGCTGCGATGACCCATCAATATATCTTCGACTATCAAGAAGGCGAGGTATACTGGTGCACAGCGGACGTAGGCTGGGTGACAGGTCACAGCTACATCGTGTATGGACCGCTTGCCAATGGCGCTACCACGTTAATGTTTGAAGGTGTGCCAAGCTATCCTACCCATGGACGCATGGGCGAAATTGTTGATAAGCATCAGGTTAATATTCTTTATACCGCACCTACTGCTGTCCGTGCGCTTATGGCGCATGGCGACAACGTCATGGATTCTAGCAAGCGCGAATCGCTACGCTTGTTAGGATCTGTGGGCGAACCTATCAACCCAGAAGCTTGGGAGTGGTTCTATCGCGTCATCGGCAATGAGAAATGTCCGATTGTGGATACGTGGTGGCAAACAGAAACAGGCGGCATTATGATCGCGCCCCTGCCTGGCGCTACTGATCTGAAGCCTGGCTCTGCTACCACGCCCTTCTTTGGTGTGAACCCTGCACTGGTAGACAACGAAGGCCATCTGCTAGAAGGTGAAGCAGAAGGCAACTTAGTGATCCTTGATTCCTGGCCGGGGCAAGCACGCTCCATTTGGGGAGACCACGAACGCTTTGTACAAACGTACTTCTCTACCTACGACGGTATGTACTTCACAGGAGATGGTTGCCGCCGTGATGAGGATGGCTATTACTGGATTACAGGCCGTGTAGACGACGTACTTAACGTTTCTGGACACCGTATGGGTACTGCTGAAATCGAGTCGTCTTTAGTCGCTCATTCAGCAGTGGCAGAAGCCGCTGTTGTTGGCTTCCCGCACGATATTAAGGGTCAGGGTATCTATATCTATGTCACGCTAAACGATGGTATTGACCCTACCGATGAACTTAAGAAAGAGCTAACCCAGTGGGTGCGTAAAGATATTGGTCCAATCGCATCGCCAGATGTGATCCAGTGGGCGCCAGGCCTTCCTAAGACGCGTTCAGGTAAGATTATGCGCCGCATTCTACGCAAGATTGCTGCGAATGAGTGCGACGGCTTGGGGGATACCAGTACACTAGCTGACCCATCGGTAGTTGATGAACTCATCGAGCATCGTGCCAACCAGTGA